In a single window of the Tistrella bauzanensis genome:
- a CDS encoding FAD-dependent oxidoreductase, with the protein MTDAAVAIVGAGPVGLTLALRLARLGIDTTLIEARSGPLRQGSKALCVQHAALTILDQLGAADDLVAEGRPWYVSRTRIRDIDVALKRFQAPDASPLPPFLNIQQWRTEELLLDRVRRTGRTRELWSRRVTGLVQSDQAVTLMIDGPDGPEHLRARYVIGADGIRSQVREAAGIPWLGYSHADRFLIVDIDVGADLPHERQFLFDAPSNPGRQIVIHPQPGTMWRFDWQLPPDADVEAEQADGRLDARIRAIAGDRPWRIEWLSTYRFHQRRAAAMRKGRVLLAGDAAHAFPPFGARGMNSGIQDADNLAWKLKLVLDGHAAPRLLDSYDVERGAAARDNLAITEATIRFMVPPDRARRAWRNGLLTLARHWPPARAWVNSGRMSEPNRYPVTDDGVLVAGAGRAGSGRPQPGLPAPDAPVLVAGHATRLRQVMADAVLLLLLVGPDGAELVTAATAVQRALDATLPQVSGIAPGMAPTIRVACMPPTGAALHGLPDGVLHVDDRQGMATVAYAGRDPTLFALRPDGYVGGVVTQPDAATVIALIMRVLALNDQMAVDHGAVDHGNAGRSIGADGTTEGGGADGSAAAA; encoded by the coding sequence ATGACGGACGCAGCGGTTGCCATTGTCGGTGCCGGCCCGGTGGGGTTGACGCTGGCGCTGCGTCTGGCCCGGCTCGGCATCGACACGACACTGATCGAGGCGCGGTCCGGCCCGCTGCGCCAGGGTTCGAAGGCTCTGTGCGTGCAGCATGCGGCGCTGACCATCCTGGACCAGTTGGGTGCTGCCGATGATCTGGTTGCAGAAGGCCGGCCCTGGTATGTGTCGCGCACCCGCATCCGGGATATCGATGTGGCGCTGAAACGGTTTCAGGCCCCGGATGCAAGCCCTCTGCCGCCATTTCTGAACATCCAGCAATGGCGAACCGAGGAATTGCTGCTCGATCGGGTGCGCCGTACCGGCCGCACCCGGGAATTATGGAGCCGGCGGGTCACCGGGCTGGTCCAGTCCGACCAGGCCGTGACCCTGATGATCGATGGCCCGGACGGGCCCGAACACCTGCGGGCGCGCTATGTGATCGGTGCCGATGGCATCCGCAGCCAGGTGCGCGAGGCGGCCGGCATCCCCTGGCTGGGTTACAGCCACGCCGACCGGTTTCTGATCGTCGACATCGATGTCGGCGCGGACCTGCCCCATGAGCGCCAGTTTCTGTTCGATGCCCCCAGCAATCCGGGCCGGCAGATCGTCATACACCCACAACCGGGCACGATGTGGCGGTTCGACTGGCAGTTGCCTCCCGATGCCGATGTCGAGGCCGAACAGGCCGATGGCCGCTTGGATGCGCGGATCCGCGCGATCGCCGGCGATCGGCCGTGGCGGATCGAATGGCTGTCGACTTATCGATTTCACCAGCGCCGGGCGGCGGCGATGCGCAAAGGCCGGGTGCTGCTGGCGGGGGATGCCGCCCATGCGTTTCCGCCTTTTGGCGCCCGTGGCATGAACAGTGGCATCCAGGACGCCGACAATCTGGCCTGGAAGCTGAAACTGGTGCTGGACGGGCACGCGGCGCCACGGTTGCTCGACAGCTATGACGTCGAGCGCGGCGCCGCCGCGCGCGACAATCTGGCAATCACAGAGGCCACGATCCGCTTCATGGTGCCGCCCGATCGTGCAAGGCGGGCCTGGCGCAACGGGTTGTTGACTCTGGCGCGGCACTGGCCGCCGGCGCGGGCCTGGGTGAACAGCGGCCGGATGTCCGAGCCCAACCGGTATCCGGTGACCGATGATGGCGTGCTGGTGGCTGGCGCCGGCCGCGCTGGTTCCGGGCGGCCGCAACCGGGGCTGCCGGCACCCGACGCGCCGGTGCTGGTGGCGGGGCATGCCACGCGGCTGCGGCAGGTGATGGCGGATGCGGTGCTGCTACTTTTGCTGGTGGGGCCGGACGGGGCGGAACTGGTGACCGCGGCCACCGCCGTTCAACGCGCGCTGGATGCGACACTGCCTCAGGTGTCGGGCATCGCGCCGGGTATGGCGCCGACCATCAGGGTCGCCTGCATGCCACCCACCGGCGCAGCTCTGCACGGCCTGCCGGATGGCGTGCTTCATGTCGATGATCGCCAGGGCATGGCGACCGTCGCTTATGCGGGGCGCGATCCCACCCTGTTTGCTCTGCGGCCCGATGGCTATGTCGGCGGCGTTGTGACACAGCCCGACGCGGCGACGGTGATCGCACTGATCATGCGGGTGCTGGCATTGAACGATCAGATGGCCGTGGACCATGGCGCCGTGGACCATGGAAATGCGGGCCGCTCGATCGGGGCGGATGGCACGACAGAGGGGGGTGGAGCGGACGGGTCGGCCGCGGCCGCCTGA
- a CDS encoding D-glycero-alpha-D-manno-heptose-1,7-bisphosphate 7-phosphatase → MTRTETPAGGLQVAPRRMALLDRDGTINLDTGYLAEPDRFELLPGAVAGLRRLVDAGFGLVVVTNQSGIARGLIRPDALTAIHQRMRAMLAAHGITIDAIEICPHGPDDGCDCRKPLPGMVWRAAARLGFNPRDAILFGDKPSDIGLARAVGARAVLIGDTAAGAACDPAPDLTAPDLDRAVQLILHSEV, encoded by the coding sequence ATGACCCGGACAGAAACGCCCGCCGGCGGCCTTCAGGTCGCGCCACGCCGCATGGCACTGCTCGACCGCGACGGCACGATCAACCTCGACACCGGCTATCTGGCCGAACCGGACCGGTTCGAACTGCTGCCGGGGGCGGTGGCGGGGTTGCGGCGGCTGGTCGATGCGGGTTTTGGTCTGGTGGTCGTCACCAACCAGTCGGGCATCGCCCGCGGCCTGATCCGGCCCGATGCGCTGACAGCGATCCACCAGCGGATGCGGGCGATGCTGGCCGCCCATGGCATCACCATCGACGCGATTGAAATCTGTCCCCATGGCCCCGATGACGGCTGCGACTGCCGCAAACCACTGCCCGGCATGGTGTGGCGGGCAGCGGCCCGGCTGGGTTTCAATCCTCGCGATGCGATCCTGTTTGGCGACAAGCCATCGGATATCGGACTGGCGCGGGCGGTGGGCGCGCGCGCCGTGTTGATCGGTGACACGGCTGCCGGCGCCGCCTGCGATCCCGCCCCGGATCTGACCGCTCCCGATCTCGACCGGGCCGTGCAGCTTATTCTGCATTCGGAAGTATGA
- a CDS encoding sensor histidine kinase — translation MAMDPSLSPDKALFAEIIDATHDAIVVIDAGGVVQFANRATELMFGYSPAELIGSNISRLMRPEEAASHDRYLLDADPNMQRRIIGRGRQLTARRRDGSIIPIDLVVSPLPRSDTRMYIGTIRDLSDRKLAEESLRLSFESAGVGQAIVGMDGRFLKVNTALARSLGREAGSMTGAHLRDLIHPDDLTGPENWLAAGGRISETMEATRRYIHADGRTVWFRVASVIIRNHDGDPAHCIAQFADVTQLVEAEQRLTGALAAAETASAAKTAFLAHMNHELRTPLNAVIGFAELLLSGMHGPMERRHCDHVSAILQAGRRLLTIVDDILDLTRLDDPSLLDHQNVDIDRIVTEALRRAAAAEGRGDVTITVTIAPETTLAGDPAATARIIANLASNAIKFSRKNGQVRIIAERRDEDGRSGVLIRVIDDGIGMSDTLARELGQPFAIGGGVLSRSYGGAGLGLAIVRRLVTLIGGQINFATAPGQGTEVTVDLPDTPVQPVPAA, via the coding sequence ATGGCGATGGACCCGAGCCTTTCGCCCGACAAGGCCCTGTTCGCCGAAATCATCGACGCGACCCATGATGCGATCGTGGTCATCGATGCGGGCGGGGTTGTGCAATTCGCCAACCGCGCGACCGAGCTGATGTTCGGCTACAGCCCCGCGGAGTTGATCGGCAGCAATATCAGCCGGCTGATGCGGCCCGAAGAGGCCGCATCCCACGACCGCTACCTTCTGGACGCCGACCCCAATATGCAACGCCGGATCATCGGCCGTGGCCGGCAGTTGACCGCTCGGCGCCGGGACGGCAGCATCATCCCGATCGACCTTGTGGTCAGCCCGCTGCCGCGCAGCGACACCCGGATGTATATCGGCACCATCCGCGACCTGTCGGACCGCAAACTGGCCGAGGAAAGCCTGCGGTTGTCGTTTGAAAGCGCCGGGGTCGGCCAGGCGATCGTGGGGATGGACGGCCGCTTCCTGAAGGTGAACACCGCGCTGGCGCGCAGCCTGGGCCGCGAGGCCGGATCGATGACCGGGGCGCATCTGCGCGATCTCATTCATCCCGACGACCTGACCGGCCCCGAAAACTGGCTGGCAGCCGGTGGCCGGATCAGCGAGACGATGGAAGCGACCCGCCGCTATATCCACGCCGATGGCCGAACCGTCTGGTTCCGGGTGGCGAGCGTGATCATCCGCAATCATGATGGCGACCCCGCCCATTGCATCGCCCAGTTCGCCGACGTGACCCAGCTGGTCGAGGCGGAACAGCGCCTCACCGGCGCGCTTGCCGCCGCCGAAACCGCAAGCGCCGCCAAAACCGCCTTCCTCGCCCATATGAACCACGAGTTGCGCACGCCGCTGAACGCCGTGATCGGTTTCGCCGAGCTGCTGCTATCGGGAATGCACGGGCCGATGGAGCGGCGCCATTGCGATCATGTCAGCGCCATCCTTCAGGCCGGACGCCGGTTGCTGACCATCGTCGACGACATTCTGGATCTGACCCGGCTCGACGACCCGTCACTGCTGGACCACCAGAATGTCGATATCGACCGGATCGTGACCGAAGCCCTGCGTCGGGCCGCCGCGGCCGAGGGACGCGGTGATGTGACGATCACGGTGACGATCGCGCCCGAGACCACGCTTGCCGGTGACCCGGCCGCCACCGCACGGATCATCGCCAATCTGGCCTCGAACGCGATAAAGTTCTCGCGCAAGAATGGCCAGGTCCGGATCATCGCCGAACGTCGCGACGAAGACGGCCGCTCCGGCGTGCTGATCCGGGTGATCGACGATGGCATCGGCATGTCGGACACGCTGGCCCGCGAGCTGGGCCAGCCCTTCGCGATCGGCGGCGGTGTGCTGTCGCGCAGCTATGGCGGCGCCGGCCTCGGCCTGGCCATCGTGCGGCGGCTGGTGACCCTGATCGGCGGCCAGATCAACTTCGCCACCGCCCCCGGCCAGGGCACCGAGGTGACCGTGGACCTGCCCGACACGCCGGTACAGCCCGTGCCCGCGGCCTGA
- the hppD gene encoding 4-hydroxyphenylpyruvate dioxygenase, translating to MTVIQCVDHVVYRTGDVSFAAPFFASRFGFRTIASGRRGDAAATVLAAGSARLVLETPLDPDSAGAEALKRHGSALSVIAFRVTDAVGAVRAIVAQGGRALSSPRRYGAGDASVVVADIAAPVPGIVHRLVERRGTDFWPEHFTTSEGAAEGEADDPAGILALDHAAICVDRGQLDAVVDHYITVHGFHRGHQEAVETEFSAMRSTVVESPDAAVKLVFMEPAPGLKPSQIADFIDRNHGPGVQHLAFQVRDIIATGHALRGRGVPFLEVPGSYYDVLEDRLGGLPEPLERLRAARVLADRDRGGLLMQAFTKPIGARPTFFMEFVERRGATGFGSGNIRALFRAVEAEQLSRGGRPEDGAAGTDARGLIDPEITAALSRAHKATVG from the coding sequence ATGACCGTCATTCAGTGTGTGGACCATGTGGTTTACAGAACCGGTGATGTCTCGTTCGCCGCGCCGTTCTTCGCGTCCCGGTTCGGCTTCAGGACCATCGCGTCCGGGCGGCGCGGTGACGCCGCCGCCACAGTGCTGGCCGCAGGCTCGGCCCGGCTGGTGCTGGAGACGCCGCTTGATCCCGACAGTGCCGGTGCCGAGGCACTGAAGCGACACGGCTCGGCCTTGTCGGTGATCGCCTTTCGCGTGACCGATGCGGTCGGCGCCGTTCGTGCGATCGTGGCGCAGGGCGGGCGGGCGCTCTCGTCCCCACGGCGTTACGGCGCCGGTGATGCATCGGTGGTGGTGGCCGACATCGCCGCACCTGTGCCCGGGATCGTTCACCGGCTGGTTGAACGCCGGGGCACCGATTTCTGGCCTGAGCATTTCACAACCAGTGAGGGGGCGGCGGAGGGTGAAGCCGATGATCCGGCGGGCATCCTGGCCCTGGATCATGCGGCGATCTGTGTGGATCGTGGCCAGCTGGATGCGGTGGTCGATCACTACATCACTGTCCATGGCTTTCACCGCGGGCACCAGGAAGCGGTTGAAACAGAATTCAGCGCCATGCGCTCAACTGTGGTGGAAAGCCCGGATGCGGCGGTGAAGCTGGTGTTCATGGAGCCGGCACCGGGATTGAAGCCCAGCCAGATCGCCGATTTCATCGACCGCAACCATGGCCCGGGCGTGCAGCATCTGGCCTTTCAGGTGCGCGATATCATCGCGACCGGCCATGCCCTGCGCGGGCGGGGCGTGCCCTTCCTTGAGGTGCCGGGCAGCTATTATGACGTGCTGGAAGACCGGCTTGGCGGCCTGCCCGAACCGTTGGAGCGGCTGCGCGCGGCGCGGGTTCTGGCCGATCGCGACCGAGGCGGCCTGCTGATGCAGGCCTTCACCAAGCCGATCGGTGCCCGACCGACCTTTTTCATGGAGTTTGTCGAGCGGCGCGGGGCAACCGGCTTTGGCAGCGGCAATATCCGCGCTCTGTTCCGGGCGGTCGAGGCTGAACAGTTGAGCCGGGGCGGCCGTCCCGAAGATGGCGCCGCCGGGACCGATGCGCGCGGGCTGATCGATCCGGAGATCACGGCCGCCCTGTCACGGGCTCATAAGGCGACGGTTGGCTGA
- a CDS encoding LysE family translocator: protein MQPESTLFLSLAVTGFVLGWSVAWPPGPVNAEIVRRGLTRGFWPAWGLALGGCTGDAVWALAVALGAGVLLAADATRDVLLWASSGLLVVLGVVYLRGAAVTAWTHRDGRPMDFGSGSRFESARSGYLLGVTLTLTSPWSIAFWLAVMGREDTAQAGVAGALVLALAVIAGAATWSFILSSAVVLARHRFTSPWWDVFTRAATGVLLLWFAWRSIGALLAAN from the coding sequence ATGCAACCGGAAAGCACTTTATTTCTATCTCTGGCAGTCACCGGTTTTGTGCTTGGCTGGTCGGTGGCCTGGCCGCCAGGGCCGGTGAACGCGGAAATCGTGCGCCGGGGGCTCACGCGCGGCTTCTGGCCCGCCTGGGGGCTGGCATTGGGCGGCTGCACGGGGGATGCCGTCTGGGCGCTGGCCGTGGCACTGGGCGCCGGCGTGCTGCTGGCGGCCGATGCCACGCGTGACGTTCTGCTATGGGCGTCGAGCGGGTTGCTGGTGGTGCTGGGTGTTGTGTATCTGCGGGGCGCGGCCGTCACCGCCTGGACCCATCGTGACGGCAGGCCGATGGATTTCGGATCGGGCAGCCGATTTGAATCCGCCCGCAGCGGCTATCTGCTTGGTGTCACCCTCACCTTGACCAGCCCGTGGAGCATCGCGTTCTGGCTGGCGGTGATGGGCCGTGAGGACACGGCCCAGGCAGGCGTCGCCGGCGCGCTGGTGCTGGCTCTGGCGGTGATCGCCGGCGCCGCCACCTGGTCGTTCATTCTGTCATCGGCGGTGGTGCTGGCCCGCCATCGTTTCACCAGTCCGTGGTGGGACGTCTTCACCCGCGCCGCCACCGGCGTGCTGCTGCTGTGGTTCGCCTGGCGATCGATCGGCGCCCTGCTCGCCGCCAACTGA
- a CDS encoding 6,7-dimethyl-8-ribityllumazine synthase — protein sequence MNQSSRLGGTPGTIAHSGSTPGTFAHSGGTPGTIAHPRIAVLRARWHADLVDRAADGFIARMAELGIDKDRIDLIDLPGAFEIPLEAQRLAKAGRHAAVVAMALVVDGGIYRHDFVAATVVQALMRVQLDAGMPVFSVVLTPHHFHEHDTHQGFFAEHLVTKGREAADACMATPAARERLSAPAPTMVDVA from the coding sequence ATGAATCAGAGTTCCCGCCTGGGCGGTACGCCCGGTACTATCGCGCATTCGGGCAGCACGCCCGGTACTTTCGCGCATTCGGGCGGCACGCCCGGTACTATCGCACACCCGCGCATCGCCGTTCTGCGTGCCCGCTGGCATGCTGATCTGGTGGATCGCGCCGCCGACGGCTTCATCGCCCGCATGGCCGAGCTTGGCATCGACAAGGACCGGATCGACCTGATCGATCTGCCCGGCGCCTTCGAAATCCCGCTGGAAGCCCAGCGCCTGGCCAAAGCCGGCCGCCATGCCGCCGTGGTCGCCATGGCGCTGGTTGTGGATGGCGGCATCTATCGCCACGATTTCGTGGCCGCCACCGTGGTTCAGGCGCTGATGCGGGTGCAACTCGACGCCGGCATGCCGGTGTTCTCGGTGGTGCTGACCCCCCACCATTTCCACGAACACGACACCCATCAAGGCTTCTTCGCAGAACATCTGGTCACCAAGGGCCGCGAGGCCGCCGATGCCTGCATGGCGACACCGGCGGCACGCGAGCGACTGTCGGCGCCCGCCCCCACAATGGTCGACGTTGCCTGA
- a CDS encoding 4-hydroxyphenylacetate 3-hydroxylase N-terminal domain-containing protein has protein sequence MTLAVHAPVAPPAPMTAGEGARDGAAYLAGLADGRQVYHAGRLIADVTRHPGFAPAAQTIAGIYDLQSDPAYAGQMTAPWEGAFISASYLPPVTIEQLRLKRRNADIQSRATMGFMGRLPDFCSNLVVGLLNAAEDLRGAGVVFKDPAMAGRVALDCGANAIAYHRFAATRDLALTHALNDQFYDRTKPAAAQPNPDQILRVVRETPEGAVVRGLRNLVTLAPLADEALVYPNRPREAGEADWALAFALPMNAAGLHILCRDLYATHGPASRLPLSSCFDEVDATLIFDDVLVPWERFFVYRDPAMVNRLLGLINPPWAGYVAMTRLAVKLESIAAVAELMTRWDGRAGHRPTHALIGQLLADLEVHRVCLDAMEAGAARTPAGYLAPLARDAFRLHGVGASDRAESLLEDILTSSLILTGGEADLDAPEIGGLVDQFFRGNAPDTRHHLRLMAVAGDMLQSAFGARSQLYERFHMGPPEMIRARLYGKTDREPMVARLQRALDAIGAHPRDAVGQRLG, from the coding sequence ATGACCCTTGCAGTCCATGCACCTGTGGCGCCGCCGGCGCCGATGACCGCCGGTGAAGGCGCCCGCGATGGCGCCGCCTATCTGGCGGGTCTGGCCGACGGCCGGCAGGTCTATCACGCCGGCCGGCTGATTGCCGATGTCACCCGTCACCCGGGTTTTGCACCCGCCGCCCAGACCATCGCCGGCATCTACGATCTGCAAAGCGATCCGGCCTATGCCGGCCAGATGACCGCGCCCTGGGAGGGGGCCTTCATTTCCGCCAGCTACCTGCCGCCGGTGACGATCGAGCAGTTGCGCCTGAAACGCCGCAACGCCGACATCCAGTCACGGGCCACTATGGGGTTCATGGGCCGGCTGCCGGATTTCTGCTCGAATCTGGTGGTTGGGCTGCTGAATGCGGCCGAGGATCTGCGCGGGGCCGGGGTGGTGTTCAAGGATCCGGCGATGGCCGGGCGGGTGGCGCTCGACTGCGGCGCCAATGCCATCGCCTATCACCGCTTTGCCGCCACCCGCGATCTGGCGTTGACCCACGCCCTGAACGACCAGTTCTATGACCGCACCAAACCCGCCGCAGCCCAGCCCAATCCTGACCAGATCCTGAGGGTGGTGCGCGAGACGCCCGAGGGCGCGGTGGTCCGGGGCCTGCGCAATCTGGTGACGCTGGCGCCGCTGGCCGATGAGGCGCTGGTCTATCCCAATCGCCCGCGTGAGGCGGGAGAGGCGGATTGGGCGCTGGCCTTCGCCCTGCCGATGAACGCAGCCGGCCTGCACATCCTGTGCCGCGACCTGTACGCCACCCATGGGCCGGCCAGCCGGTTGCCGCTGTCGTCCTGTTTCGACGAGGTCGACGCGACGCTCATCTTCGATGATGTGCTGGTTCCGTGGGAGCGGTTCTTCGTCTATCGCGACCCGGCAATGGTCAACCGGTTGCTGGGGCTGATCAATCCGCCCTGGGCGGGGTATGTCGCCATGACCCGTCTGGCGGTGAAGCTTGAAAGCATCGCGGCTGTCGCCGAGTTGATGACGCGCTGGGACGGCCGGGCCGGCCACCGCCCGACCCATGCGCTGATCGGCCAGTTGCTAGCCGATCTGGAGGTGCATCGCGTGTGCCTGGATGCCATGGAGGCGGGGGCGGCCAGAACCCCGGCGGGATATCTGGCGCCGCTGGCGCGCGATGCCTTTCGCCTGCACGGGGTGGGGGCGTCGGACCGGGCGGAAAGCCTGCTTGAAGACATCCTGACCTCGTCGCTGATCCTGACCGGGGGCGAGGCGGATCTGGATGCGCCCGAAATCGGCGGGCTGGTCGATCAGTTCTTTCGTGGCAATGCGCCCGACACGCGACACCATCTTCGGTTGATGGCGGTGGCCGGTGATATGCTGCAATCGGCGTTCGGGGCGCGGTCGCAGTTGTATGAGCGGTTCCACATGGGGCCGCCTGAGATGATCCGTGCGCGGCTCTATGGCAAGACCGACCGCGAGCCGATGGTGGCACGGTTGCAACGGGCGCTGGATGCGATCGGCGCCCACCCGCGCGATGCCGTCGGCCAGCGGCTGGGATAG
- the ilvE gene encoding branched-chain-amino-acid transaminase yields MTAKHPPEFAWKDGHLIAWDDCTVHVRSQAGFFGANVFEGVRGYWSDDREQLYLFRMDTHFERLALSMKVMRLEVGYTADDMLAGVIETIRANGFREHLQCNVVAHFGLNLDQDPLYPTSNTGVHITAIRFPRSPKTEAGIHACIPSWRRISDSTVPPRVKVGANYQNSRLAANEARINGYDMPIILNERGTIAEGPGSCLFMLREGRLHTPAVTDGILESITRDTLIVFARDILGIEVVERSIDRTELYAADEVLMCGSIAEVTPVISVDRLPVGRGTVGPVATALRDLYFRALIGDLPGYEHWLTPVYDAAALRRTA; encoded by the coding sequence ATGACCGCCAAACATCCGCCGGAATTCGCCTGGAAGGACGGGCATCTGATCGCCTGGGACGATTGCACCGTGCATGTCCGCAGCCAGGCCGGCTTCTTCGGCGCCAACGTGTTCGAAGGTGTGCGTGGCTACTGGAGCGACGATCGCGAGCAGTTGTACCTGTTCCGCATGGACACGCATTTCGAGCGGCTGGCCCTGTCGATGAAGGTCATGCGGCTTGAGGTGGGGTACACGGCCGACGACATGCTGGCGGGGGTGATCGAGACCATCCGCGCCAACGGTTTCCGCGAGCATCTGCAATGCAATGTGGTCGCCCATTTCGGGCTCAATCTCGATCAGGATCCCCTGTACCCGACCAGCAATACCGGCGTGCACATCACGGCGATCCGGTTTCCGCGCAGCCCGAAGACCGAGGCCGGCATCCATGCCTGCATCCCGTCATGGCGGCGGATCTCGGACAGCACGGTGCCGCCGCGGGTGAAGGTGGGCGCCAATTATCAGAACAGCCGTCTGGCGGCCAACGAGGCCCGGATCAACGGCTATGACATGCCGATCATCCTGAACGAGCGCGGCACCATCGCCGAGGGGCCGGGAAGCTGCCTGTTCATGCTGAGAGAGGGGCGATTGCACACGCCGGCCGTTACAGACGGTATCCTTGAGAGCATCACCCGCGACACGTTGATCGTCTTTGCCCGCGACATTCTGGGCATCGAGGTCGTGGAACGGTCCATCGACCGCACCGAGCTTTATGCCGCCGACGAGGTGCTGATGTGCGGATCGATCGCCGAGGTGACGCCGGTGATCTCGGTCGACCGGCTGCCGGTCGGGCGCGGCACGGTGGGGCCGGTGGCGACCGCGCTGCGCGACCTGTATTTCCGCGCGCTGATCGGCGACCTGCCAGGATACGAGCATTGGCTGACACCGGTTTATGACGCCGCCGCCTTGCGCCGCACGGCCTGA
- a CDS encoding nitroreductase family protein, with protein MTDDLMAYGRPPAEWAPDLADTKRAAADPAIMPLLAGRWSPRAFTDAALTLDDLAPLFEAARWAPSANNMQPWQFVAATRAEDPEGFKRLADCLLPGNQRWAPDAPALVLAAAKTTRPRDGQPNPLALYDLGQSVAMMTIQALSAGLWLHQMAGFNAEVAIGTLGLPADVQPAAMIAIGPIGDPADLAEDLRGREISARERNPRSSFVHRGRFGG; from the coding sequence ATGACTGACGATCTGATGGCCTATGGCCGCCCGCCGGCCGAATGGGCGCCGGACCTGGCCGATACCAAACGCGCCGCGGCCGACCCGGCGATCATGCCACTGCTGGCCGGCCGATGGAGCCCGCGCGCCTTCACCGACGCCGCCCTGACGCTCGACGATCTGGCGCCGCTGTTCGAGGCGGCACGCTGGGCGCCATCGGCCAACAACATGCAGCCCTGGCAATTCGTGGCCGCGACCCGCGCCGAGGATCCGGAAGGGTTCAAGCGGCTGGCCGACTGCCTGCTGCCGGGCAATCAGCGCTGGGCGCCCGATGCACCGGCACTGGTGCTGGCGGCGGCCAAGACCACCCGCCCCCGCGACGGCCAGCCCAATCCGCTGGCGCTGTACGACCTGGGACAATCGGTGGCGATGATGACCATTCAGGCATTGTCGGCCGGGTTGTGGCTGCACCAGATGGCCGGCTTCAATGCCGAGGTCGCCATCGGCACGCTGGGCCTGCCCGCCGATGTGCAGCCAGCGGCAATGATCGCCATCGGCCCGATCGGCGACCCGGCGGATCTGGCGGAAGACCTGCGCGGCCGTGAAATCTCGGCGCGTGAACGCAATCCGCGGTCGAGCTTCGTGCACCGGGGCCGTTTCGGCGGGTGA
- a CDS encoding glutathione S-transferase C-terminal domain-containing protein encodes MTGGRLMGGRVIDGHWVEDGAAGDPRLHGGRFVRAASLFRDRIGAGTDLPPVAGRYHLYASWSCPWAHRALLVRHVKRLHDRVTVHPIDGPRVQGYPAADGRPVAVPGSDAQVVHLHQIYCLSDATYTGRSTVPMLWDAGRCRVVNNESADIIDMFDRGFGRPDTAIDDGPPPPDLCPAAHEAEIEALDARIHGALNNGVYLAGYARDQAAYEAAARGVFAMLDDLEARLQTRRFLIDNIPRRSDWRLFPTLFRFDAIYYGLFKCNLRPLAAYPALSGYLRDLYATPGIRQWCRLDRAVHGYYADPAVNPTGTIPIGLGSDLDTPHDRDHLGPRGDGPAMAAAAAMAGRHDAAILAG; translated from the coding sequence TTGACGGGAGGCAGGCTGATGGGTGGCCGGGTGATCGACGGACACTGGGTGGAGGATGGTGCGGCCGGCGACCCGCGCCTTCATGGCGGACGCTTCGTGCGCGCGGCATCGCTGTTCCGCGACCGGATCGGCGCCGGCACCGACCTGCCGCCTGTGGCCGGGCGCTATCATCTGTATGCGTCGTGGAGCTGCCCCTGGGCGCACCGCGCCCTGCTGGTCCGCCACGTGAAACGCCTGCATGACCGGGTGACCGTGCACCCGATCGACGGGCCGCGCGTTCAGGGCTATCCGGCCGCCGATGGCCGGCCGGTGGCGGTGCCGGGCAGTGACGCGCAGGTGGTGCATCTACACCAGATCTATTGTCTGTCGGACGCAACCTATACCGGCCGGTCGACGGTGCCGATGCTGTGGGATGCCGGCCGATGTCGGGTGGTGAACAATGAAAGCGCCGACATCATCGACATGTTCGATCGTGGCTTCGGCCGGCCCGATACGGCCATCGACGATGGCCCGCCGCCGCCTGATCTGTGCCCCGCCGCCCATGAAGCCGAGATCGAGGCCCTGGATGCCCGCATTCATGGCGCGCTGAACAACGGCGTCTATCTGGCCGGCTATGCCCGCGATCAGGCGGCCTATGAGGCGGCGGCCCGGGGGGTGTTTGCCATGCTCGACGACCTGGAAGCCCGGCTGCAGACCCGCCGGTTCCTGATCGACAACATCCCCCGGCGATCGGACTGGCGGCTGTTTCCCACCCTGTTCCGGTTCGATGCCATCTATTACGGCCTGTTCAAATGCAATCTGCGGCCGCTTGCCGCCTATCCGGCCCTGTCGGGCTATCTGCGCGACCTGTATGCCACGCCCGGCATCCGCCAGTGGTGCCGGCTGGACCGCGCGGTGCATGGCTATTATGCCGACCCTGCCGTCAACCCCACCGGTACCATCCCGATCGGCCTTGGGAGCGATCTGGACACACCCCATGACCGCGATCATCTGGGGCCGCGCGGCGACGGACCGGCCATGGCGGCGGCCGCCGCCATGGCCGGTCGGCATGATGCGGCGATCCTGGCCGGTTGA